A genomic stretch from Thauera sp. GDN1 includes:
- a CDS encoding BolA/IbaG family iron-sulfur metabolism protein gives MFEASEIKRLIEQGLPCEFVFIEGDDGVHFRGIVVSATFEGKMKVRQHQAVYATLGRLMGNEIHALQLQTFTPAQWEEGRGELGM, from the coding sequence ATGTTTGAAGCAAGCGAGATCAAGCGGCTGATCGAGCAGGGCCTGCCCTGCGAGTTCGTCTTCATCGAGGGCGACGACGGCGTGCATTTCCGCGGCATCGTCGTCAGCGCCACCTTCGAGGGCAAGATGAAGGTGCGCCAGCATCAGGCGGTGTACGCCACCCTCGGTCGCCTGATGGGCAACGAGATCCACGCCCTGCAACTGCAGACCTTCACCCCTGCGCAGTGGGAAGAAGGCCGCGGCGAACTGGGCATGTGA